In Lujinxingia vulgaris, the following are encoded in one genomic region:
- a CDS encoding TrkH family potassium uptake protein, whose translation MADLGTSAERRLAAARFMGANIFSAFAQLAVDMPNGYFGGADEITEWGRLYAMVLLGSTLLALWGYGRNHPRVVWLVGLTCSLSIGVFMAALAVSPIIPAGAMIWNLVVLAWTLFPLKLSGPRSRATVGMEQRESRLDRWSRKNGAGVRHLLWVSLILNVGVVGFELSGQNFVVLATMTFALVVSALTAPAVGTMVRERRLWVILILVPLFLMAFFLGSPQVLLLLLSLYQFAMLFVLSAREPIFNDVLDYFYEYPALLVLTTFATLTAVGTLLLSLPAASATGVPVSPIDAFFTATSASCITGLIVLDTPEAFSFFGHVVILVLFQMGGIGILVLSTFATLLLGSRLGMRAERALEEVLDLPGSQSSYSLAKFIVGSTLAIEGLGAAGLTVVYMRHGYLFDEALWMGIFHAVSAFCHAGFALQSDSLMMFQDDPLALTIFSVLVTLGSVGFLVLAVAWQWLRGERRRVNVQARLIAIGTVALILAGMVLFFICEWNGVLADMTWRERFFNALMQSVTLRSSGFNSVDTTILSPATQWFMIFFMFIGGAPGSTAGGIKLTTLVVLLFAVRGIASGTPRVVLFRREIPQEIVYRSAGITVISLVLGFVLLFLLLLTQSIPFDMLAFEAASALGTVGLSVGATSQLNDIGKLLIVLVIFIGRVGPLALALVLGRGQPSRLSYPEARIMVG comes from the coding sequence GGGGGCAAATATCTTCTCGGCCTTTGCGCAGCTGGCCGTGGATATGCCCAATGGCTACTTCGGTGGGGCCGACGAGATCACCGAGTGGGGACGGCTCTACGCGATGGTGCTGCTGGGCTCGACCCTGCTGGCGCTGTGGGGTTACGGGCGCAACCACCCGCGGGTGGTGTGGCTGGTGGGGCTGACCTGCTCGCTCTCGATCGGGGTGTTTATGGCCGCGCTGGCGGTCAGCCCGATCATCCCGGCCGGGGCGATGATCTGGAACCTGGTGGTGCTGGCCTGGACGCTCTTTCCGCTGAAGTTGAGCGGGCCCCGATCCCGGGCGACGGTGGGGATGGAGCAGCGCGAGAGCCGGCTCGATCGCTGGAGTCGCAAAAACGGCGCCGGGGTGCGCCACCTGCTCTGGGTCTCATTGATCCTCAACGTGGGGGTGGTGGGCTTTGAGCTCAGCGGTCAGAACTTTGTGGTGCTCGCCACAATGACCTTTGCGCTGGTGGTCAGTGCGCTGACGGCGCCGGCGGTGGGCACGATGGTGCGGGAGCGGCGGCTCTGGGTGATCCTGATCCTGGTGCCACTTTTCTTGATGGCGTTTTTCCTGGGGAGCCCCCAGGTGCTCTTGCTTTTGCTGAGCCTCTATCAGTTCGCGATGCTCTTTGTGCTCTCGGCGCGCGAGCCGATCTTCAACGACGTGCTCGACTACTTTTATGAGTATCCGGCGCTCCTGGTGCTGACGACTTTCGCCACGCTCACGGCGGTGGGCACGCTCCTGTTGAGCCTTCCGGCGGCCTCGGCCACCGGGGTGCCGGTGAGCCCGATCGATGCGTTTTTTACGGCGACGAGCGCCTCCTGCATCACGGGTTTGATCGTGTTGGATACGCCGGAGGCGTTCTCCTTTTTCGGGCATGTGGTCATCCTGGTGCTCTTTCAGATGGGGGGCATCGGGATCCTTGTGCTCTCTACCTTTGCGACGCTTTTGCTGGGGAGCCGGCTGGGGATGCGCGCGGAGCGGGCGCTTGAAGAGGTGCTCGATCTGCCGGGTTCGCAGAGCTCGTACAGCCTGGCGAAGTTCATTGTGGGCTCCACCCTGGCCATTGAGGGGCTGGGGGCGGCGGGGCTCACGGTGGTGTATATGCGCCACGGCTACCTCTTTGATGAGGCGCTGTGGATGGGGATCTTTCATGCGGTCTCGGCCTTCTGCCACGCCGGTTTTGCGCTGCAATCGGACTCGCTGATGATGTTCCAGGATGATCCGCTGGCGCTGACGATCTTCTCGGTGCTGGTGACCCTGGGGAGCGTGGGTTTTCTGGTGTTGGCGGTGGCCTGGCAGTGGCTGCGCGGGGAGCGTCGGCGCGTCAATGTGCAGGCCCGGCTCATCGCTATCGGCACCGTCGCGCTGATCCTGGCCGGGATGGTGCTCTTCTTCATCTGCGAGTGGAACGGGGTGCTGGCCGACATGACCTGGCGCGAGCGCTTCTTTAACGCGCTGATGCAGAGCGTGACCTTGCGCTCTTCGGGCTTTAACTCGGTGGACACCACGATCCTGAGCCCGGCGACGCAGTGGTTTATGATCTTCTTTATGTTCATCGGCGGCGCGCCCGGCTCCACCGCGGGGGGCATCAAGTTGACCACGCTTGTGGTGCTGCTCTTTGCGGTGCGCGGCATCGCCAGCGGTACGCCGCGGGTGGTGCTTTTTCGCCGAGAGATCCCCCAGGAGATCGTGTACCGCTCGGCGGGCATCACCGTGATCAGCCTGGTGCTGGGGTTTGTGCTGCTCTTTTTGCTCTTGTTGACCCAGTCGATCCCCTTCGACATGTTGGCCTTTGAGGCGGCCAGCGCGCTGGGGACGGTGGGGCTCTCGGTGGGGGCGACAAGCCAGCTCAATGACATCGGTAAGCTCTTGATCGTGCTGGTGATTTTCATCGGTCGTGTGGGCCCGCTGGCGCTGGCGCTGGTGCTGGGACGCGGCCAACCCAGCCGTCTCTCGTACCCGGAGGCCCGCATCATGGTGGGTTGA